A DNA window from Mycolicibacter hiberniae contains the following coding sequences:
- a CDS encoding Fur family transcriptional regulator, producing MSAPGVRSTRQRAAIAALLETVEDFRSAQELHDALRERGENIGLTTVYRTLQAMATAGQVDTLRSDTGESVYRRCSDHHHHHLVCRGCGATVEVGDREVEEWAARIAAEHDYSDVGHTIEIFGTCPACRN from the coding sequence TTGAGCGCCCCCGGGGTGCGCTCCACCCGGCAGCGGGCAGCGATCGCGGCACTGTTGGAGACCGTCGAGGATTTCCGGTCGGCCCAGGAACTGCACGACGCGCTGCGTGAGCGCGGCGAGAACATCGGGCTGACCACCGTCTACCGCACATTGCAGGCGATGGCCACGGCCGGACAGGTCGACACGCTGCGTTCGGACACCGGCGAATCGGTGTACCGGCGATGCTCGGATCACCACCACCACCATCTGGTGTGCCGGGGCTGCGGGGCCACCGTCGAGGTGGGCGACCGCGAAGTCGAGGAGTGGGCGGCGCGCATCGCCGCCGAGCACGACTACTCCGACGTCGGCCACACCATCGAGATCTTCGGCACCTGCCCCGCCTGCCGGAACTGA
- a CDS encoding ArsR/SmtB family transcription factor gives MTSSASGLVGHRHTGPAFPATPPREILDAAGELLRALAAPVRIAIVLQLQESQRCVHELVDALGVPQPLVSQHLKILKSAGVVAGERSGREVLYRLADHHLAHIAIDAVAHAGEDR, from the coding sequence ATGACCTCCTCAGCATCGGGCCTGGTGGGCCACCGACACACCGGCCCAGCCTTTCCCGCGACACCGCCGCGGGAGATCCTCGACGCAGCCGGAGAGCTGCTACGCGCGCTGGCCGCCCCGGTTCGCATCGCGATCGTGTTGCAACTGCAGGAGTCACAGCGCTGCGTGCACGAGCTCGTCGACGCGCTCGGCGTGCCGCAGCCGCTGGTCAGCCAGCACCTGAAGATCCTCAAGTCCGCCGGAGTCGTCGCCGGGGAAAGGTCTGGTCGCGAAGTGCTCTACCGACTGGCCGACCATCACCTGGCGCACATCGCCATTGACGCGGTGGCGCACGCCGGTGAGGACCGTTGA